A region of Lepus europaeus isolate LE1 chromosome 2, mLepTim1.pri, whole genome shotgun sequence DNA encodes the following proteins:
- the MYD88 gene encoding myeloid differentiation primary response protein MyD88 isoform X1 produces MAAGGPDLSSEPPARSASSLPLAALNVRVRRRLALFLNVRTQVAADWSALAEEMGFEYLEIRQLEARADPTGSLLDAWQSRPGASVGRLLELLEALGRDDVLAELRPSIEEDCQKYIRKQQQEESEKPLQVAVVGSSVPRTPELAGITTLDDPLGQVPERFDAFICYCPSDMQFVQEMIRQLEQTNYRLKLCVSDRDVLPGACVWSIASELIEKRCRRMVVVVSDDYLQSRECDFQTKFALSLSPGAHQKRLIPIKYKAMKKEFPSILRFITVCDYTNPCTKSWFWTRLAKALSLP; encoded by the exons ATGGCCGCGGGAGGCCCCGACCTGAGCTCCGAGCCCCCCGCGCGCTCCGCGTCCTCGCTGCCCCTGGCGGCGCTCAACGTGCGCGTGCGGCGGCGCCTGGCGCTGTTCCTGAACGTGCGCACGCAGGTGGCGGCCGACTGGAGCGCGCTGGCCGAGGAGATGGGCTTCGAGTACCTGGAGATCCGGCAGCTGGAGGCACGCGCCGACCCCACGGGCAGCCTGCTGGACGCCTGGCAGAGCCGCCCCGGCGCCTCGGTGGGCCGCCTGCTGGAGCTGCTGGAGGCGCTGGGCCGCGACGACGTGCTGGCCGAGCTGCGCCCCAGCATCG AGGAGGACTGCCAGAAGTACATTCGGAAACAGCAGCAGGAAGAGAGCGAAAAACCCCTGCAGGTGGCTGTGGTAGGCAGCAGTGTCCCACGGACCCCGGAGCTGGCTGGCATCACCACGCTGGATGACCCCCTGG GCCAGGTGCCCGAGCGCTTCGACGCCTTCATCTGCTACTGCCCCAGCGACATGCAGTTTGTGCAGGAGATGATCCGGCAGCTGGAGCAGACCAACTACCGGCTGAAGCTGTGCGTGTCTGACCGCGACGTCCTGCCCGGCGCCTGCGTCTGGTCCATCGCCAGTGAGCTCATCGAGAAGAG gtgcCGCCGGATGGTGGTGGTCGTCTCGGACGATTACCTGCAGAGCAGGGAGTGTGACTTCCAGACCAAGTTTGCCCTCAGCCTCTCTCCAG GTGCCCATCAGAAGCGGCTGATCCCCATCAAGTACAAGGCCATGAAGAAGGAGTTCCCCAGCATCCTGCGGTTCATCACCGTGTGTGACTACACCAACCCTTGCACCAAGTCCTGGTTCTGGACCCGGCTGGCCAAGGCCTTGTCCCTGCCCTGA
- the MYD88 gene encoding myeloid differentiation primary response protein MyD88 isoform X2, with translation MAAGGPDLSSEPPARSASSLPLAALNVRVRRRLALFLNVRTQVAADWSALAEEMGFEYLEIRQLEARADPTGSLLDAWQSRPGASVGRLLELLEALGRDDVLAELRPSIEEDCQKYIRKQQQEESEKPLQVAVVGSSVPRTPELAGITTLDDPLGQVPERFDAFICYCPSDMQFVQEMIRQLEQTNYRLKLCVSDRDVLPGACVWSIASAAGWWWSSRTITCRAGSVTSRPSLPSASLQVPIRSG, from the exons ATGGCCGCGGGAGGCCCCGACCTGAGCTCCGAGCCCCCCGCGCGCTCCGCGTCCTCGCTGCCCCTGGCGGCGCTCAACGTGCGCGTGCGGCGGCGCCTGGCGCTGTTCCTGAACGTGCGCACGCAGGTGGCGGCCGACTGGAGCGCGCTGGCCGAGGAGATGGGCTTCGAGTACCTGGAGATCCGGCAGCTGGAGGCACGCGCCGACCCCACGGGCAGCCTGCTGGACGCCTGGCAGAGCCGCCCCGGCGCCTCGGTGGGCCGCCTGCTGGAGCTGCTGGAGGCGCTGGGCCGCGACGACGTGCTGGCCGAGCTGCGCCCCAGCATCG AGGAGGACTGCCAGAAGTACATTCGGAAACAGCAGCAGGAAGAGAGCGAAAAACCCCTGCAGGTGGCTGTGGTAGGCAGCAGTGTCCCACGGACCCCGGAGCTGGCTGGCATCACCACGCTGGATGACCCCCTGG GCCAGGTGCCCGAGCGCTTCGACGCCTTCATCTGCTACTGCCCCAGCGACATGCAGTTTGTGCAGGAGATGATCCGGCAGCTGGAGCAGACCAACTACCGGCTGAAGCTGTGCGTGTCTGACCGCGACGTCCTGCCCGGCGCCTGCGTCTGGTCCATCGCCA gtgcCGCCGGATGGTGGTGGTCGTCTCGGACGATTACCTGCAGAGCAGGGAGTGTGACTTCCAGACCAAGTTTGCCCTCAGCCTCTCTCCAG GTGCCCATCAGAAGCGGCTGA